Part of the Lolium rigidum isolate FL_2022 chromosome 6, APGP_CSIRO_Lrig_0.1, whole genome shotgun sequence genome, TCCTTTCTTCGACGAGCTCCGATGCACTCATGCACAGATCAACCTACGACATTCTCTGCTAACCTCTTCGCCGTCGCCAATCACCACCCCTCATGCTCTCGTCAGTACTGTAGTCGCCATCGCCGCACTCGTCGCGGATTGAACCCAGGAGCTCTTGCCGCTCGGCTACTCTGAGAATGCCCATCTCCTCCATCTCCCTGACCACTCTGTCAGCGTCCTCCCTCTTCCCCGCCCTGCCCAGCTCCTCCACCACCGCCCTCCTCGTGATATGATCCACCACCATCCCCGCCTCTGCCAGCTCCCACATCACCCGCTCAGCCTCCGCGACCTCCCCGGCCACCGCGAGCGCGCTGACGAACGCGTTGCAGGCCTGCTCCGTTGGCACCATCCCCTTCCcccgcatttcgtcgaacagctcCCGTGCGTTATTCGTCCGGCCCTGCGCGCTGAGCCCGTGCACGAGGTAGCTGTACGTGAAGGCGTCGGGCTGGCACCCGTAGTGCGGCGCCATCTGGTGGAACACGCGCAGCGCGTCGTTGAGGTGCAGCGACTGCGCGTAGCCCCTGACGAGCACGTTGACGGCCCGGGTGTCCGGCGCGATCCCCTCCTCCAGCATCTGCCGGAACAGCGCGGCGACGGTGTCCATGTACATGTAGTGGACCATGGAGTCGCTGCCCCCGCGCGCCAGCAGCGTGGCGAAGAGCGTGTGGTAGGTGCCGGCGTCGGGGCGCGCCGCCGGGTCGGCGGACGCGCGCATGAGGGTGTAGACGTGGAACGCCTTGCCGGGCCGGCGGAACTCGCAGTAGAAGTAGAGCGCGGCGCGGAGGAGGGGACCTGGGGAGGGGAGGGACGGGAGGAGGGAGAAGACGAGCGCGCAGGTGCGGTCGAACTCGTGGTAGAGGGCGGCGGTGCCGAGCCGCTTGACGGCGACGAGGAAGGGGGCCGGGGAGGGGCGGAAGGTGGGCAGGTTGAGGGAGTGGGTGAGGAgcgggaagaggaggcggaggtcgGAGGTGGCGGCGAGGGAGGATGCGAGGAGCGGCGGGGTGAGGCGGGTGGGGAGGGAGGCGATTGCCGCGGAGACGGCGTccggggagggggaggaggtggGGGCGCGGTGGCTGCGGCGGAAGCGGTGCGGGGTGCGGCGGGAGGTGGAGAGGAGGCGGCCGGAGAGGGAGGCGCCGGTGGGCGCCCGGCAGAGgatgcggcggaggagcgtcgtcatcgcggcggcggcgggcgcattTGGGCGGTGGGGATTCGGTTTTATGACTCGCCATGCCACAACGGCACAACATAATCCCACCCGACCGCCAAGCACGACACGCTTCAGTCACAGAAAGAAAAGGGGAAGAACAGGCGGCTTGGCCGGCACTGAGAGAGGATGGCGGCGGCCGTCGCGTTGGCGAGGCCTCTCCGGCGGCTCCCCTGCTTCCCTCGCCCGGGCCATGCTATCCCCAGACCGCTCCACTTCTTCGCGCGAGGTACGCCCTAACCCATTGCTTCCTATGATGATACCTTCACTTATTGAGCTGTGGTCTAAGACTTGGCCGCCCATGCGCAGGGTGGTGTGGCGTGGCCCTCGCCGTCGCGCCGGCCGCGGTCGGCGATTCATCCGCTAAGGGGAGCGTGCACAGGCATGTAATCGAGGAAGTCATGGACATTCTGGATATGGTTATCTCTTTCTCCAGCTCATTGTTATTTTTCCATTGAACTAGTACCGCCGCGAATTAGTCACCATTCCGTTTATTAGGAATTAGATGGTTGATGATAATGTCATAGTGGATTTTGATTCAGTGGATTTTGAGGCTTCTTCCCACAATTTGAGAATGCATTAGAGCTTCAGGTTGTGTCTGTTAGATAAGGGAAAATTTGgtacaggacaccgttattttctggcatttgctgaaacacaccgccCGATTAATTTTGCACTTTTGCCTGTGATgactggttttgaagacaaaGTGCAAAGCTTTCCTTTTTAGCCAAGTGgcgtgttctggcaaatgtgccacagAATTATAATGGTACCTGACAAAGACATAATCGAGAGGTGTGTTTCAACAAACGCCAAAAAAGACCGATCTTATCGGGAGGAGCTGCGGCTCTCTGGGCTCTAGCCGAGAGGTACTCCATATATTTAGGCAAACACCGAACCAACCTGATATCCATATAAACTCCCCTTCGACCTAGGACATGGCCTCCGTCGCGCCTCTCCTGCAGCCATTGGAGGCTGCAGACGCCCCCGTCTCCCCGTATCACCCCCCGCCGCTCTATCTGACTGGCCAGCGCATGTATACCGGCGTCACTCCCCCAGGTAACGGGCACGAGATCGAGTATGGCTGTATCATCCCAGAAGAAGTTCAACGGGCTCTCGTTGTCACCGAGGAGACCCTCAAGTTAGATGAAGCACTATGGGCCAAGTATGAGTACTGGTGCAAGTATCATGGCGTGTCCCGTGATCGCGCTGAGATGCAGCAGCGGTTCAAGATATTCAAGAGGACTGCAAGGTGTGCACAGGACCAACAATTCTGGTGTTAGCTACAAGGTGGGGCTGAACCACTTTGCAGATATGGACGAGGCGGAGATTCCTCGTGGGTTTGTTCCAGGCTTGTGAGGGGAGGTGTTGTTTATTACACATGCACTTAGGATGTGAAAGAGGGTGTACCTCCACTCTcgatcagatcggtcttttggaatAGTTGGTTGGTTGTTGTATCTATCAGTGTTCACTTGGCTGATGCTTCCTCTATAGCAGAGTATTGTTTGTATATGAATATTAGGGGAAAATGGGATGTATTTGGTCTTAGCTAGCTGTTTCGCTGTTAGAGTATAACAGATGAAGTCAATAATATTGTCTATTTCATTAGTGAAAACACAACCTTTCTCTTGGTAAGTGCCTTCATAATAATAGAATATGAATGCTACAATTGCCTCTTTTAAGGTATACCAAGTGGCAGGAGTTATAGAATTGGTAAATATAGATGTTGAAGTTCAACGGATATAAGCTGTAGGGAGGAAATATAGCTGATATGCTTGGCTCTGTGGTCTGCTGATTCTGAAGCTTCTGTGACTTTGTAATCCTTTAAATGTTCCTGGAAGTTGTAGTAGCTGGATGTGACGGTCTGTATGTTGGTGTTGGTTCAGCAGTTGGCTCTTGGAGAAAGCTCTAGTGAGTAGCGACAGTAGCTTTGCTGCTGTAGATTTGGAGGCTTTGCTGTGGCGAAGTCTTAGAGCGAAAACATCTAAAACTTCTGTATTTATCGGTTTCAGTTAATGAAAATCGGGGCAATGGCCTCTCAATtcgggaaaaaaaaggaaaaataaagcTGATCCTGATATATCCTATAATGTCACATATGGTTAAAACATAACATATCTCTTCATTTTTGCATATTCACTAGTAAATGTGCACGTCCAACACAAGTCTTGAAGTTATAAAGCTGTATATCTTATCAAAACATCATGACAGTTTATGAACCAAAACATATTCATTACAACCATGGTGCGATTCTAAGAAATATGTGCTTTGTATTATACTAATCACGCAAGTGTAATGGAAGTCTCGACTAACATTGAAATTAAGCACTAACATTTTAATGAGAGTTATAATTTCTTATTTATGTTTGTTTTCATACAGAGTATAAGCCAGGTCAAATAAAGCCAataaaatatgtatgaacagtttTTATTGGCTGCATTTGTAGCCACAATGATTGATCAACATCAGAGACCAAATGCTGGAATCACCTTTTTTCACTAAATTATAAAATCATCATGTAGCCCTTATAAGGATTATTCAACAGAACACGCACTATCCCTAAACATCTTCAAGAAGATTATTCAATAGAGAATGAACAACTAATATTTTAGCCAGGTCTAAGACCATGCACTGtccaaaaacaaaaacacacatatataagaTTTCTAAAGAGCTGTTTGGATTCCATGATCTACAAATTAACATTAGCATTGTGCAAGCTCTAAACATTAATCTGCATCTGGTAAAATCCTCACCTTAAAGTGCCAGAATAAGGACACCATCAAGCAGCACTAACTGATGTGTTTTTGGCTACTATAACCGAACGGACAAATTAACATATTTGGACAGGCTTACAAGATCAATCTTTATCAGCTCACTTAAAAGTAAGGCCTTGTctacctccctccctctctctgcaTCCACTCTTCAGCTCCTCCTTCGGCCTGCACAGCTATTGATATCGACCCCATCACACCTTGCTACTAGTAAACAAAGAAGATAGCTAGCTAATCAGCGTTTCAGTTCCTGATACAACTCATAATAAGAAACTACGCCAAAGGCATCTATTACACAAACTTGCTTGttgattactccctccgtttcaaattAGCTATCGCAGCTCTGGCCATATTACGTGTTTCAGTGTGTAGGTTCGCCTTGCCTTGAATACATCTTAAAGAAGCTTAGCCGCAACTCACATGAAAAAAGTAGTTGCATTGTGTTACCCCAGTTCCACCAAGCTCAGTTCGCTAAATCATTAGTGCTAGATTGGATCAGACACAAAGAAATATACATGAAGGCATACCATGGCTAGAAGAATTATCCCTGTGTAGCACCTGATTCTGCAACAACACATCACTACTGGATGTGGAGCAAAAATTGACCAATGATTTAATCTTTCGGTTATGTGGCATGTGTGACTTTTCTGCTTTCCTTGTTTTGGACTTCCAGATGCCAATTGAGGAATGACCAGCTTGATACTGCTTCCATCCTGGAACCAGTAAAGTAGATCAACCAACTTATTTACGAGTCGGTTCACGCGTTGGATTCGGGCAGTGTATGCGTCCAGGGTGAACCTGGATCAGGAAAACGGAAATATTAATAGTCCAATCTGACCTTAAATAGCACCTGAGGAAGGTTTCTGATGGTTGGTACTTGAGCTCTGGTAAACATGCCAAATTGGAAATTTTAGTATAGTGAGAAATTCCTTTCCCTTTAAATAGAGTAAACATCAAGGGAATAGCTGTGCCATAGCCTGATGTCCAAGCAAAGCAAATGTTGGGGTTACCCAACCCAGGAATCAATAAATAGCAAACCAACTAGTTGATTGATTGGATTTGTCAATCAAATCTATTTTATGGACTTGAATAGAGAAGAAAAGATATATATAAACCTCACAAAAATACCATAATTTGAGGCAAAAGACCACACAAAAATCATCTATAGTTCCAGCTTTCCTGAATGTTATTACCTGTACCATGCAGCCATTATCCAACCTTGCCATCCAGATAAATATTCCTTTCCGGGTTGTTTTGCAGGCACAAATGGCTTCCCAACGAAGAGATGTCTTCCACACCAGTTTTCTTACTCCGCCTATCATAAAGGAGGCTATGCTGGCAATCGAGAAGTTAGCTGATATCAAAGCAGTAGCTCAGGGGGGTTATCCACAGGTAGAATTCAATACAAAGGACTGGTTAATAGCTTATATTATATACCTTGTTTTTCTTCATCTCTACGGTTTATATTTATCTAGGCTGAGCGGTGCCGAATTTCAGTTGGACATCCAGACTCTATGAGAAGTAACCCAGATGTAGTTGCTGCTTTGAGGTTTTCTCGACTTTATGTTGTAGCTATCACCATCTTTTATGTAAGCTGACTTTGAGCCCTTTCCCAGCATATCCGGAAACTTCCGATTGGAACCCTGTTCTCATGGTGACTTTCTCGGTGCTATTCTTGGGGCAGGAATAACAAGGGAGAAAGTTGGAGATATACTTTTGCAGGTCCACACTTTCCCCAAATACTCATTTCCTGGATGTTATGTCCACCTTGTCCCTTTTCACATTATCATTGTTCGAGGTATCTCTTTGCTTTTCTTATTAGGGGGAAAGAGGTGCTCAGGTCATTGTTGATCCAGAACTTGTTGATTATCTGACTTCCACACTAGAAAAGGTAGGCATATCCCTAGTTGTGTTGCTGCTTTCTCGTTTACCCGAGCTGGATATGTGCATTCTCAGTTATGTGCCTATCTGTATGACAGAAAATATCTGAAATCTGAATATATGATTCAGTGCCATGCATTAAATGTTATCCAGAGCACATGACCATATATTACAGGTTGTTATATCTATTTTCAACTCATTATATTAAGAAACAGGAGCACATTGCAATATTAGTTTTTATGGTCAGTTACatcaccccccaagaaaatcattTCATGTTAGTCTTGTATTTATGAGTTTCCACCCAGATCTTCTCATGAGCTTTGACTGATGTTCATGAAGTTTTCAATACTATATTTGTTATGCAAATTATACATATTCTTTTGCAATATTAGTTTTTATGGTCAGTTACATCACCCCCAAGAAAATCATTTCATGTTAGTCTTGTATTTATGAGTTTCCACCCAGATCTTCTCATGAGCTTTGACTGATGTTCATGAAGTTTTCAATACTATATTTGTCATGCAAATTATACATATTCTTTTGATTATGGTTTTACTCTGAACGGGATTTTATTGAACAGGTGGGGAAAGTTGGTATTTCATGCACCCAGATTCCATTGCTTGCTATAGAGTATGAGCCACCAAGGTTTGTTTCAAACGTCATTTCATATCTTAGTGCATATACTGCATGCTTAGGATGACAGAATTTTATGATGTAATACCCTGAAAAAAACTACTCAACTCTATTATTTAAGTGCAGGACCAAATCTTCTAAAACTGTAGAATCATCACTTCGGGTTGATGCTGTGGCCAGTGCAGGATTTAAAATCTCACGCACAAAGCTTGGTAGCATGATGAGGTATGAATGATTAGCTGCTAATTTACTAATTTATGTTCAGTAAGGTATTTTTACCATAACATCGATAGTTGGAACTCTCTTATGTATACTGGACAGTGCCGTTAGTCTGTTGCATGTTTAGTGAGCAGACTGCAATTCATTATAAGCATGCATTTCTGTTTGTTCAGTTCTGGAGATGTCCGTGTGAATTGGTCAGTGGTTACGAAAAGTGGAGCTACCCTAAAAGCTGGGGATGTTGTTTCTGTCAGTGGGTTGGGGAGATTGAAGGTAAAAAAACATCACCAGTTATTTCCTTTTTGTAGTAAATGGCTGATAAGTATTGAGTTCTCTCAAGCAAGTCAAACAAATTGTGGTGTTACTGTTGGCACCTAATTCACTCTGCActgaactattttttgtgtgtttgagGCATTCCATCGGTGCATGTTTTCAAGGATATGTTGGGTCTTGCATCATATTGTATGTGTCAATTAAGTTGGATTCCTCATTCCATATGTGTGATATTTGCTGTTGTTTCAATCCGATCCTTTCTTATTCTGCGAACCATAACCCTAAAACATTAAATGAGAAAACTACAACCTTTATGGTTCATTACATCTTTGTTGATACATGCTGGTGATTGGATCTTTCCCTCAGATGATATGCAAAAATATCTATTATAACATGCTATGGAAGATGCATTAATACTACTACAGATGTATAATCCTGAGAAAGTTTATTGATTTATAGCAACCTGTGTTATACGCCCTCAGTTATTTCAAGTTATGTATTTTCTGTAGATTGGAGAAATCGAGACTACGAAGAGAGGCAAATATGTAGTTCAGCTGATTCAATATCTGTAGGTCCATGAACAATCAACTGTTCGCTCAACAATACCTGTCTCAGATGAATG contains:
- the LOC124668684 gene encoding pentatricopeptide repeat-containing protein At2g27800, mitochondrial-like; the encoded protein is MTTLLRRILCRAPTGASLSGRLLSTSRRTPHRFRRSHRAPTSSPSPDAVSAAIASLPTRLTPPLLASSLAATSDLRLLFPLLTHSLNLPTFRPSPAPFLVAVKRLGTAALYHEFDRTCALVFSLLPSLPSPGPLLRAALYFYCEFRRPGKAFHVYTLMRASADPAARPDAGTYHTLFATLLARGGSDSMVHYMYMDTVAALFRQMLEEGIAPDTRAVNVLVRGYAQSLHLNDALRVFHQMAPHYGCQPDAFTYSYLVHGLSAQGRTNNARELFDEMRGKGMVPTEQACNAFVSALAVAGEVAEAERVMWELAEAGMVVDHITRRAVVEELGRAGKREDADRVVREMEEMGILRVAERQELLGSIRDECGDGDYSTDESMRGGDWRRRRG
- the LOC124666176 gene encoding putative RNA-binding protein YlmH, coding for MDILDMAQMASQRRDVFHTSFLTPPIIKEAMLAIEKLADIKAVAQGGYPQAERCRISVGHPDSMRSNPDVVAALSISGNFRLEPCSHGDFLGAILGAGITREKVGDILLQGERGAQVIVDPELVDYLTSTLEKVGKVGISCTQIPLLAIEYEPPRTKSSKTVESSLRVDAVASAGFKISRTKLGSMMSSGDVRVNWSVVTKSGATLKAGDVVSVSGLGRLKIGEIETTKRGKYVVQLIQYL